The following proteins come from a genomic window of Lolium rigidum isolate FL_2022 chromosome 5, APGP_CSIRO_Lrig_0.1, whole genome shotgun sequence:
- the LOC124652198 gene encoding copper methylamine oxidase-like, whose product MASAQEKATACCLPPRDAAGARRAIAVAGKVSMAGGERVVSAAGGGAVMEDIGAAVQPTTAKASSKGIPIMTRAQRFHPLDPLSAAEIAVAVATVRAAGKSPEERDSMRFVEAVLLEPEKNVVALADAYFFPPFQPSLLPRTKGSPVIPSRLPPRRAKLVVYNRRSNETTIWIVELSEVHAATRGGHHRGKVISSEVIPDVQPAMDAMEYAECEATVKNYPPFIEAMKKRGVDDMELVMVDAWCAGYYSEADAPSRRLARPLIFCLTESDSPMENGYARPVEGIHVVVDMQNSVVIEFEDRKFVPLPPPDHLRNYTPGETRGGVDRSDLKPLIIDQPEGPSFRINGYFVEWQKWNFRIGFTPKEGLVIYSVAYVDGSRGRRPIAHRLSFVEMVVPYGDPSEPHYRKNAFDAGEDGLGKNAHSLKKGCDCLGYIKYFDAHFTNFTGHVETIENCVCLHEEDHGILWKHQDWRTGLAEVRRSRRLTVSFICTVANYEYGFYWHFYQDGKIEAEIKLTGILSLGALMPGETRKYGTTIAPSLYAPVHQHFFIARMDMAVDCKPNEAHNQVVEVNVKIENAGTHNVHNNAFYAEEKILKSELQAMRDCDPSSARHWIVRNTRAVNRTGQPTGYRLVPGSNCLPFALPEAKFLRRAGFLKHNLWVTPYKSDEKFPGGEFPNQNPRLHEGLPTWVQKDRPLEETDIVLWYVFGLTHIPRLEDWPVMPVERIGFMLMPHGFFNCSPAVDVPPGTSDAADVKEADSPKVIQNGVVSKL is encoded by the exons ATGGCCTCAGCTCAGGAAAAGGCGACGGCATGCTGCCTCCCGCCGCGCGACGCCGCCGGGGCCCGCAGAGCGATCGCCGTGGCCGGGAAGGTCTCCATGGCAGGCGGTGAGCGCGTCGTCTCCGCGGCCGGGGGCGGCGCCGTGATGGAGGACATCGGGGCCGCGGTCCAGCCCACTACCGCCAAGGCCTCATCTAAAG GGATACCTATAATGACAAGAGCCCAGAGATTCCACCCTTTAGACCCGTTATCTGCTGCCGAAATTGCAGTGGCTGTTGCAACTGTAAGAGCTGCTGGAAAATCTCCTGAG GAACGAGACAGCATGCGTTTTGTCGAAGCTGTGCTATTGGAACCAGAAAAGAATGTTGTAGCACTGGCTGATGCTTACTTTTTCCCACCTTTCCAACCATCACTGCTCCCTAGAACAAAAGGCTCTCCTGTCATTCCAAGCAGGTTGCCTCCCAGAAGGGCCAAGCTTGTTGTCTACAACAGACGTTCCAATGAGACTACCATTTGGATAGTTGAACTATCTGAAGTGCATGCCGCTACCAGAGGTGGACATCACAGAGGGAAGGTGATATCATCTGAAGTTATTCCAGATGTTCAGCCTGCAATG GATGCAATGGAATATGCTGAGTGTGAAGCTACAGTAAAAAATTATCCTCCATTTATTGAAGCTATGAAAAAAAGAGGTGTGGATGATATGGAGCTTGTTATGGTAGATGCCTG GTGCGCGGGCTACTACAGTGAAGCTGATGCTCCGAGTCGCAGACTTGCCAGGCCTCTAATCTTTTGCCTAACTGAGAGTGATAGTCCCATGGAAAATGGTTATGCTCGACCTGTCGAAGGGATCCATGTTGTTGTTGATATGCAGAATAGTGTTGTCATAGAGTTTGAGGATAGGAAATTTGTTCCTCTGCCGCCACCAGATCATTTGAGAAATTACACTCCTGGGGAAACAAGAGGTGGTGTTGATCGAAGTGATTTGAAACCTCTTATTATCGATCAACCTGAGGGCCCAAGCTTCCGTATCAATGGCTATTTTGTGGAATGGCAGAAG TGGAACTTCCGTATTGGCTTCACCCCTAAAGAGGGTCTGGTTATCTATTCTGTTGCATATGTTGATGGTAGTCGTGGACGTCGACCTATAGCTCATAGGCTGAGCTTTGTTGAGATGGTTGTTCCTTATGGTGATCCGAGTGAACCACATTATCGAAAGAATGCATTTGATGCTGGAGAAGATGGACTTGGCAAAAATGCCCATTCCCTCAAGAAG GGATGTGACTGCTTGGGTTACATAAAGTATTTTGATGCACACTTCACAAATTTTACGGGTCATGTGGAGACGATTGAAAATTGTGTTTGTTTGCATGAGGAGGACCATGGAATCCTGTGGAAGCACCAAGATTGGAGAACTGGTTTAGCAGAAGTTAGGCGATCAAGGAGGCTGACAGTGTCGTTTATCTGCACAGTTGCCAACTATGAATATGGGTTTTACTGGCACTTTTATCAG GATGGTAAGATAGAGGCTGAAATAAAACTTACTGGAATTCTTAGTTTGGGAGCGCTGATGCCTGGGGAAACAAGGAAATATGGTACAACCATCGCTCCTAGTCTGTATGCACCTGTTCACCAGCATTTCTTTATTGCCCGTATGGACATGGCTGTTGATTGCAAACCTAACGAGGCACATAATCAG GTGGTTGAAGTAAATGTCAAAATAGAAAATGCAGGCACACATAATGTGCACAACAATGCTTTCTACGCTGAAGAAAAAATATTGAAATCTGAGTTGCAGGCAATGCGAGATTGCGATCCTTCATCTGCACGACATTGGATC GTCAGGAACACAAGGGCTGTAAACCGAACCGGCCAACCAACTGGCTACAGGCTCGTGCCTGGTTCAAACTGTTTACCGTTCGCTCTACCTGAGGCAAAGTTCCTTCGACGAGCCGGGTTCTTAAAGCACAATCTCTGGGTCACACCATACAAGAGTGACGAGAAGTTCCCCGGAGGGGAGTTCCCCAATCAGAATCCGCGTCTACACGAGGGCTTACCTACTTGGGTTCAAAAGGATAGACCCTTGGAGGAAACTGACATCGTCCTCTG GTATGTGTTTGGACTTACCCACATCCCAAGGCTGGAGGACTGGCCTGTCATGCCAGTGGAACGCATTGGTTTCATGCTCATG CCGCATGGATTCTTCAACTGTTCGCCTGCGGTTGACGTGCCTCCTGGCACTTCTGATGCTGCTGATGTGAAGGAAGCTGACTCGCCTAAAGTCATCCAGAATGGTGTTGTTTCCAAACTCTGA
- the LOC124653102 gene encoding F-box protein At1g70590-like: MDAASRTWPPPNPSPAPFSSRLRVSSDSHRRRRRRHSKKSKPEPPPPPPAPPKTAPAGSGSDFADLPQELLHKALSASGAADVSAASRACRAWRDALQPLREAAALHAHGRRLKHGPAVPAPCGVEGRDVARRSALGMFQRAARLGSAAAMVDAGLLCWEEGQREEAMGYYRRAAELGHPVGMCNLGVSYLEADPPEAEEAVRWFYPAASAGNVRAQYNLGLCLQNGKGIKRNQREAAKWYLRAAEGGNVRAMYNVSLCYCLGEGFTQDHVRAKKWLQLAADCGHKKALYECGLKLCAAGDKIRSFMYLELATRRGEAAASHMRDVMLESLSPMNTQLALSEADKWRPKALYTRR, encoded by the exons ATGGACGCCGCGAGCCGCACCTGGCCGCCGCCCAACCCCTCGCCGGCGCCCTTCTCCTCCCGCCTCCGCGTCTCCTCCgactcccaccgccgccgccgccgccgccactccaagAAGTCCAAGCCggagccaccgccaccgccccccgcgCCGCCCAAGACCGcccccgccggctccggctccgactTCGCCGACCTCCCGCAGGAGCTCCTCCACAAGGCTCTCTCCGCGTCCGGCGCCGCCGACGTCTCGGCCGCCAGCCGCGCGTGCCGGGCCTGGAGGGACGCGCTGCAGCCGCTCCGCGAGGCGGCCGCGCTGCACGCGCACGGCCGCCGCCTCAAGCACGGGCCCGCCGTCCCCGCCCCGTGCGGAGTCGAGGGGCGCGACGTGGCGCGGCGGAGCGCGCTGGGGATGTTCCAGCGGGCGGCCAGGCTCGGATCCGCGGCGGCGATGGTGGACGCCGGGCTGCTGTGCTGGGAGGAGGGGCAGCGGGAGGAGGCCATGGGGTACTATCGCAGGGCGGCCGAGCTCGGGCACCCTGTCGGGATGTGCAATCTCGGGGTCTCTTACCTCGAAG CTGATCCACCCGAGGCCGAGGAAGCTGTTAGATGGTTTTATCCAGCTGCATCCGCAGGCAATGTTCGGGCCCAATACAACCTAGGCCTCTGCTTGCAGAACGGAAAAGGAATCAAGCGGAATCAACGAGAAGCT GCAAAATGGTACTTGCGAGCTGCAGAGGGAGGGAATGTACGAGCCATGTATAACGTTTCCTTGTGTTACTGCTTGGGTGAAGGGTTTACGCAGGATCATGTGCGTGCAAAGAAGTGGCTGCAACTAGCTGCTGACTGTGGTCACAAGAAGGCTCTTTATGAGTGTGGTCTTAAACTATGTGCG GCAGGAGACAAGATCAGGTCTTTCATGTATCTAGAGCTGGCAACACGCCGCGGAGAAGCAGCTGCCTCACATATGAGAGATGTAATGCTtgaatcactctctcccatgaatACACAACTTGCCCTGTCAGAGGCTGATAAATGGCGACCGAAAGCCCTCTATACCAGAAGATGA